One Paraburkholderia sp. HP33-1 genomic region harbors:
- a CDS encoding M35 family metallo-endopeptidase, with the protein MSKSDEQRFDAALETLLSLAQREGIVIYNGYAGVLEWLGQQANSAAAKRRVGSAISLGYHFRSSPAIADLRDALRALLLLQVTRFAMSGAPLKRLKDLASAANPMYWRGEILTELKKLCGGIIVRAGRVLVDHRVHHWAGVHRFADINRTLSTGRENGVKMLEAAYAYVARGGDPNGHYVRWFGTGDATVVRANLQQMMDVYRTRAIGIYADEYAKPSEAPTLRNLWGSATRAWEALAATGVIRVNLGKHFFGGAAEHSHQIVYDAEQILYLERAIALSEERVQANKAFFQAVQAGGDVNVLEAERDMRVADLTAQIALQDALLPKGDEQISVAGVLLHEVSHNAVGTTDHVVSGQAMYGPNFCSWLARTNPAKTVDNADSYRLFCEQFL; encoded by the coding sequence ATGTCGAAAAGCGACGAGCAACGTTTTGACGCAGCGTTGGAAACACTGTTGTCACTCGCACAACGCGAGGGAATCGTCATTTATAACGGATATGCCGGGGTGCTGGAATGGCTGGGTCAGCAAGCCAATAGTGCAGCTGCCAAACGTAGGGTTGGATCTGCGATTTCACTCGGTTATCACTTTCGCAGCTCACCTGCGATTGCTGACTTACGTGACGCCCTTCGCGCGCTTCTACTACTGCAGGTCACTCGTTTTGCCATGTCAGGTGCGCCATTGAAGAGGCTGAAGGATCTCGCCTCTGCTGCCAATCCCATGTACTGGCGTGGGGAAATACTCACGGAACTCAAAAAGCTTTGTGGCGGAATCATTGTCCGTGCAGGAAGGGTTCTCGTCGACCACCGGGTTCATCATTGGGCAGGCGTTCATCGATTCGCCGATATCAATCGAACCCTTAGCACCGGACGGGAAAACGGCGTAAAAATGCTTGAAGCTGCGTATGCCTATGTCGCCCGAGGAGGTGACCCGAATGGGCATTATGTGCGCTGGTTCGGTACGGGAGACGCGACTGTTGTACGCGCGAACTTGCAACAAATGATGGACGTCTATCGGACCAGAGCCATCGGCATTTATGCCGACGAGTACGCGAAGCCAAGCGAAGCCCCGACCTTGAGGAATCTATGGGGATCTGCCACGCGGGCGTGGGAGGCTCTCGCAGCCACCGGCGTCATCCGGGTCAATCTGGGGAAGCATTTCTTCGGGGGGGCCGCGGAGCATAGTCACCAGATCGTCTACGACGCGGAACAGATCCTCTACCTGGAACGCGCGATCGCGTTGAGTGAAGAGCGGGTGCAGGCAAACAAGGCGTTCTTTCAGGCGGTACAGGCGGGCGGCGATGTGAATGTGCTGGAGGCGGAACGGGACATGCGAGTTGCGGACCTCACGGCGCAAATCGCGCTGCAGGATGCCCTGCTTCCGAAGGGAGATGAACAAATCTCCGTCGCGGGCGTGCTACTGCACGAAGTGAGTCATAACGCTGTTGGCACGACAGACCACGTGGTATCAGGACAAGCGATGTATGGCCCCAATTTCTGCTCGTGGCTTGCGCGCACCAATCCTGCAAAAACTGTCGACAATGCGGATAGTTATCGTCTTTTTTGTGAACAATTCCTTTAG
- a CDS encoding response regulator transcription factor, translating into MQPANTGQEPRTIRIALVEDDAGFADALSHAVLSTPDLRLTGVAGTLAEGLAMLDGSPPDVLLVDLWLPDGAGVDVIRAAVPQWTTCNVMVSINPGDEAHVMRSIKAGASGYLLKDSSPARIVDEIRRVASGGNPVSPIVVRQILTRLRQSGAESSKPKVASAPLLSAREKEVLDLITKGFKAHEIAELMQLSPFTVKTFTRRIYSKLKVTSKAEAIYEARTLGLLSD; encoded by the coding sequence ATGCAACCCGCAAACACCGGTCAGGAACCCCGAACAATCCGCATCGCCCTCGTCGAGGACGACGCCGGCTTCGCCGATGCGCTGAGCCATGCTGTGCTGAGTACGCCGGACTTGCGGCTGACCGGCGTAGCCGGCACCCTCGCCGAAGGACTGGCGATGCTCGACGGCTCACCGCCAGATGTGCTGCTGGTCGACCTGTGGCTGCCCGACGGCGCCGGCGTCGATGTGATCCGCGCCGCCGTGCCGCAATGGACTACTTGCAACGTCATGGTCAGCATCAATCCCGGCGACGAAGCCCACGTGATGCGCTCGATCAAAGCCGGCGCGTCCGGCTATCTGCTGAAGGACAGCTCGCCCGCGCGAATCGTCGACGAAATCCGCCGGGTCGCGAGCGGCGGCAATCCGGTCAGCCCGATCGTCGTGCGGCAAATACTCACGCGTCTGCGGCAAAGCGGCGCCGAAAGCAGCAAACCGAAAGTGGCGTCTGCGCCCTTGCTGTCTGCCCGCGAGAAGGAAGTGCTCGACTTGATCACCAAGGGTTTCAAGGCACACGAAATCGCAGAGCTGATGCAGCTGTCCCCGTTTACCGTGAAGACTTTCACGCGGCGCATTTACAGCAAGCTGAAGGTTACGTCGAAGGCGGAAGCCATTTATGAGGCCAGGACGCTGGGGCTGTTGTCTGATTAG
- a CDS encoding LuxR C-terminal-related transcriptional regulator: MLSKHCTNLPLFPILITKGFRTQEIAERMQLSPLTVKTLVRRIYGSLR; the protein is encoded by the coding sequence GTGCTTTCCAAGCATTGCACGAATCTGCCGCTGTTTCCGATTTTGATCACCAAGGGCTTCAGGACACAGGAAATCGCCGAACGGATGCAGCTATCCCCGCTCACCGTGAAGACCTTGGTACGGCGCATCTACGGCAGTTTGCGGTGA
- a CDS encoding aminotransferase-like domain-containing protein gives MDSLTHHWLKRLTESRKPAYLVIPDLIEEDLASGRLRPRDRLPGLRDLAGALQLNYTTVARAYAEARKRGLLDARAGSGTFVRGRTQTLPLAGGSSVEMSMNMPPEPPELAARLRESSASLFAQTDPYRLLRYQDFGGTPDDRAAGRAWLKDRFPDCEEDTVLVCPGIHSALVALVSQLARPGETICLDTLAYPGIKAIASQLGVRLQPLPRDEEGPLPHAFEALCKTEKPGAFYCNPTLQNPSTLTLSVQRREALADVALRYSVPIIEDDAYGWLPANKPVALATLAPELTWYMTGFSKTLGAGLRVAYLRAPSARQTQRVAGALRATTVMPSPFTVMLATQWVNDGTAHEMLDAIRKEANLRQAIASQELSDWQHDSQPDGFHLWLPIPAQCDWSAPELALQLRNQGVGAVAGAAFSTDGNPPNAIRICLGGPQNRDDCRDAMQRVSETLKDPHHLHVPMM, from the coding sequence ATGGACAGTCTCACGCATCACTGGCTCAAACGTCTGACCGAAAGCCGCAAACCGGCATATCTCGTGATACCGGATCTGATCGAAGAAGATCTCGCGAGCGGACGGTTGCGTCCGCGAGACCGGCTGCCGGGGTTGCGCGATCTGGCGGGCGCCTTGCAGCTGAATTACACGACCGTTGCACGCGCCTATGCGGAAGCGCGCAAGCGCGGCTTGCTCGACGCACGCGCGGGCAGCGGTACTTTCGTGCGGGGAAGGACACAGACGTTGCCGCTTGCGGGCGGCAGCAGTGTCGAGATGTCGATGAACATGCCACCCGAGCCGCCCGAGCTTGCGGCGCGCTTGCGAGAGTCGTCGGCGAGTCTGTTCGCGCAAACCGATCCCTATCGGCTGCTGCGGTATCAGGACTTCGGCGGCACGCCCGACGACCGCGCAGCCGGACGCGCATGGCTGAAAGACCGCTTCCCGGACTGCGAGGAGGACACGGTGCTGGTGTGTCCCGGCATTCATAGCGCGCTGGTCGCGCTCGTGTCGCAGCTTGCCAGACCGGGGGAAACGATTTGCCTCGATACGCTCGCGTATCCCGGCATCAAGGCAATCGCGTCGCAACTCGGCGTGCGTCTACAGCCCCTGCCGCGCGACGAAGAAGGACCGTTGCCGCATGCGTTCGAGGCGCTCTGCAAGACCGAAAAGCCCGGCGCGTTCTACTGCAACCCGACCTTGCAGAATCCCAGCACGCTAACGCTATCCGTGCAGCGTCGCGAGGCGCTTGCCGATGTCGCGTTGCGCTACAGCGTCCCCATCATCGAAGACGACGCATATGGCTGGCTGCCGGCGAACAAGCCCGTTGCGCTGGCCACGCTCGCGCCCGAACTGACCTGGTACATGACCGGCTTCTCGAAGACGCTCGGCGCAGGTTTGCGGGTCGCTTACCTGCGCGCGCCGAGCGCAAGACAGACGCAACGCGTCGCGGGTGCGTTACGCGCGACGACCGTGATGCCGAGTCCATTCACGGTGATGCTGGCGACACAATGGGTCAACGACGGCACTGCGCATGAAATGCTCGACGCAATCCGCAAGGAAGCGAACCTGCGTCAGGCCATTGCGTCCCAAGAACTGTCAGACTGGCAGCACGATTCACAACCCGATGGCTTTCATTTGTGGCTGCCGATTCCGGCGCAGTGCGACTGGAGCGCGCCCGAGCTTGCGCTGCAATTGCGCAATCAGGGGGTCGGCGCGGTTGCAGGTGCTGCGTTTTCGACGGACGGTAACCCGCCCAACGCGATCCGGATCTGCCTTGGCGGTCCGCAGAACCGCGACGATTGCCGCGACGCCATGCAACGCGTCTCGGAAACGCTGAAAGATCCGCATCATCTGCATGTGCCGATGATGTAA
- a CDS encoding MSMEG_0572/Sll0783 family nitrogen starvation response protein: protein MPAVNKPLHQKGDYLVDYEEKVFPDVKAEPGEKALVTFHTVAFEGSIGFVNLLQATRLQRKGFDTSVLLYGPGVTLGLQRGFPTLGDEAFPGHLNFNNQLVKFMGEGGKVYACRFALQALYGHGEASLIEGIRPINPLDVLDLQLLHRKENALIIHTWTV from the coding sequence ATGCCTGCAGTCAACAAACCTCTGCATCAGAAAGGCGACTACCTCGTCGACTACGAAGAAAAGGTCTTTCCTGACGTCAAGGCCGAACCCGGCGAAAAAGCGCTCGTGACCTTTCACACGGTCGCATTCGAAGGCTCGATCGGCTTCGTCAATCTGCTGCAGGCGACGCGTCTGCAACGCAAGGGTTTCGACACGTCGGTGCTGCTGTATGGCCCTGGCGTCACGCTCGGTCTGCAACGCGGTTTCCCGACGCTTGGCGACGAAGCCTTCCCCGGCCATCTGAACTTCAACAATCAACTGGTCAAGTTCATGGGAGAGGGCGGCAAGGTCTACGCATGCCGCTTTGCATTGCAGGCGCTGTACGGTCATGGCGAGGCATCGCTGATCGAAGGCATCCGCCCGATCAACCCGCTAGATGTGCTGGACCTTCAGCTTCTCCATCGCAAGGAGAACGCGCTGATCATCCATACGTGGACCGTCTGA
- a CDS encoding Nit6803 family nitrilase yields MSEQRIIRAAAVQIAPEFERPGGTLDRVCAAIDEAASKGVQLIVFPETFVPYYPYFSFVRPPVASGADHMRLYEQAVVVPGPVTQAVSERARRHSMVVVLGVNERDYGSLYNTQLVFDVDGRLVLKRRKITPTFHERMIWGQGDAAGLKVAHTGIARVGALACWEHYNPLARYALMTQHEEIHCSQFPGSLVGPIFAEQIEVTIRHHALESGCFVVNSTGWLSEAQIEAVTTDPKLQKALRGGCMTAIVSPEGQHLVEPLREGEGMVIADLDMSLITKRKRMMDSVGHYARPELLSLAINDRPAMPVAPMSTSFERTDAASEITNGGQDESQHEPVVG; encoded by the coding sequence ATGTCCGAGCAGCGAATCATCCGTGCAGCGGCGGTGCAGATTGCGCCCGAGTTCGAGCGTCCCGGCGGCACGCTCGACAGGGTATGCGCCGCAATCGACGAAGCCGCGTCGAAAGGCGTGCAGCTGATCGTCTTTCCCGAGACGTTCGTGCCGTACTACCCGTACTTCTCGTTCGTGCGTCCTCCCGTCGCGTCGGGCGCCGACCATATGCGGCTCTACGAGCAGGCCGTGGTTGTGCCTGGCCCCGTCACCCAGGCCGTGAGCGAGCGCGCGCGCCGTCATTCGATGGTCGTCGTGCTCGGCGTGAACGAGCGCGATTACGGCAGCCTGTACAACACGCAACTTGTGTTCGATGTCGACGGACGGCTCGTGCTGAAGCGCCGCAAGATCACACCGACATTTCATGAACGGATGATCTGGGGACAAGGCGATGCGGCGGGGCTGAAGGTCGCGCATACGGGCATTGCCCGAGTCGGCGCGCTCGCGTGCTGGGAGCACTACAACCCGCTCGCGCGCTACGCGCTGATGACGCAGCACGAAGAGATCCATTGCAGCCAGTTCCCGGGTTCGCTGGTCGGTCCGATTTTCGCCGAGCAGATCGAGGTCACCATCCGTCATCACGCGCTCGAATCGGGCTGCTTCGTCGTCAACTCGACGGGCTGGCTCAGCGAAGCGCAGATCGAAGCGGTGACGACCGATCCAAAGCTGCAAAAGGCGCTGCGCGGCGGCTGCATGACGGCCATCGTGTCGCCCGAAGGACAGCATCTCGTCGAGCCGTTGCGGGAAGGGGAAGGGATGGTCATCGCCGATCTCGACATGTCGCTGATCACGAAGCGCAAACGGATGATGGATTCCGTCGGCCACTACGCGCGGCCCGAATTGCTGAGTCTTGCGATCAACGATCGCCCGGCGATGCCTGTCGCACCGATGTCGACGTCGTTCGAACGCACGGACGCCGCGTCTGAAATCACGAATGGAGGTCAGGATGAATCTCAGCATGAACCTGTCGTCGGCTGA
- a CDS encoding MSMEG_0568 family radical SAM protein, translating to MNLSMNLSSAEPRTQRQMMELRTELQSAGLRLVDPNAGAASRRGGAGPSDHKAVTVDGVTIMVPVHTSSAWNSPFVAGAPDEAGASALMRGTIPIASISFPKAPRFTQLQTLDGVPYSHIATLHGTDVLATTVLQTCIRYESRKKTCKFCAIGQSLAAGRTIARKTPEQLAEVARAAVLLDGVKHMVLTTGTPPTPDRGAQILCESAFAIKAAVDLPIQAQCEPPDDDAWFERMKASGIDTLGMHLEVVTPEVRARVMPGKASVPISRYMEAFKAAVAVFGNGQVSTYILAGLGDTREAILSISRELIDIGVYPFVVPFVPISGTPLEDHPAPSPEFMKSILVPLGAMLRDAQMRSTDIKAGCGKCGACSSLASYEE from the coding sequence ATGAATCTCAGCATGAACCTGTCGTCGGCTGAGCCGCGCACGCAGCGCCAGATGATGGAGTTGCGCACGGAGTTGCAGTCGGCGGGGCTGCGCCTCGTCGATCCGAACGCAGGAGCCGCTAGCCGGCGCGGCGGGGCAGGGCCGTCGGACCACAAGGCTGTGACCGTCGATGGCGTGACGATCATGGTGCCGGTGCACACCAGTTCCGCGTGGAATTCGCCATTCGTCGCGGGAGCGCCGGATGAAGCGGGCGCGAGCGCGTTGATGCGCGGCACGATCCCCATTGCAAGCATCAGCTTCCCGAAAGCGCCGCGCTTCACGCAACTGCAAACGCTCGACGGCGTGCCGTACTCGCATATCGCGACGTTGCACGGTACCGACGTGCTCGCGACGACGGTGCTGCAAACCTGCATCCGCTATGAGAGCCGCAAGAAGACGTGCAAGTTCTGCGCAATCGGCCAGTCGCTCGCGGCGGGCCGTACGATTGCGCGCAAGACCCCGGAGCAACTGGCGGAAGTGGCGCGCGCTGCTGTGCTGCTTGATGGCGTAAAGCACATGGTGCTGACCACGGGCACGCCGCCGACGCCGGATCGCGGCGCGCAGATCCTGTGCGAAAGCGCGTTTGCGATCAAGGCGGCCGTCGATCTGCCTATCCAGGCGCAATGCGAGCCACCCGACGACGACGCGTGGTTCGAGCGCATGAAGGCGAGCGGCATCGATACGCTCGGCATGCACCTCGAAGTGGTGACGCCCGAAGTGCGGGCGCGGGTTATGCCGGGCAAGGCGAGCGTACCAATCTCGCGATACATGGAAGCGTTCAAGGCGGCCGTTGCCGTGTTCGGCAATGGGCAGGTCAGTACGTACATTCTCGCGGGCCTCGGCGATACGCGCGAAGCGATTCTGTCGATTTCGCGCGAACTGATTGACATTGGCGTGTATCCGTTCGTCGTGCCGTTCGTGCCGATCAGCGGCACACCTCTCGAAGACCATCCGGCGCCTTCGCCCGAGTTCATGAAGTCGATCCTGGTACCTTTGGGCGCGATGCTCCGGGACGCACAGATGCGTTCCACCGACATCAAGGCCGGCTGTGGGAAATGCGGCGCATGTTCGTCGCTGGCATCGTACGAGGAGTGA
- a CDS encoding MSMEG_0567/Sll0786 family nitrogen starvation N-acetyltransferase, with translation MFCETFDELDTPPVAFTPAEYRVKWVTLPWESKEAYALRRAVFCVEQGIFVGDDRDEIDRHAKLLVALSCIAGMPEQVVGTVRIHETQPRTWLGSRLAVHAAFRSHGKLGSTLIRLAVSSAHALGCDTFLAHVQSQNVPLFRRLHWQTIAEETLFGRSHHLMEADLAHYPPCSTPESGFVTSSRGRS, from the coding sequence ATGTTCTGCGAGACATTCGACGAACTCGACACGCCGCCCGTCGCCTTCACGCCCGCCGAGTACCGCGTCAAATGGGTGACGCTACCCTGGGAAAGCAAAGAAGCGTATGCATTGCGGCGCGCAGTGTTCTGCGTCGAGCAGGGGATTTTCGTCGGCGACGACCGCGACGAGATCGACCGTCACGCAAAGCTGCTTGTCGCGTTGAGTTGCATTGCGGGGATGCCGGAACAGGTGGTCGGCACCGTGCGTATTCATGAAACGCAGCCGCGCACGTGGCTCGGATCACGGCTCGCCGTGCACGCGGCATTCCGTTCGCACGGCAAGCTCGGCTCGACGCTGATCCGTCTCGCTGTGAGCAGCGCACACGCGCTGGGATGCGATACGTTTCTTGCACACGTCCAGAGCCAGAACGTGCCGCTGTTCCGGCGGCTGCACTGGCAGACGATTGCGGAGGAAACGCTGTTTGGCCGGTCGCATCATCTGATGGAAGCAGATCTCGCGCATTACCCGCCGTGCTCCACGCCCGAAAGCGGCTTCGTCACGTCGTCGCGAGGCCGCTCATGA
- a CDS encoding sll0787 family AIR synthase-like protein, with the protein MNLHTLVERLRESRGFRHKTDIAGVVASLASRLPNGTRDLAQAVSVGDDCAAIADGDGYLLFAIEGLVSDFIDTMPWFAGYSSVMVNVSDVYAMGGRPLAVVDAIWSDGLESAREILAGMAAASSVYGVPIVGGHSNARSAQPQLAVSIVGRARALLSSFNARPGDSLVMAVDLRGRFEDPYPFWNASVGAPAQRLRDDLELLPLLAESGRCDAAKDISMAGVLGTSLMLLECSGVGARIDLDAIPRPEGVDFERWLSAFPSFGFLLSVRDEHAEEVLARFRERNLACAVIGQVDASREVVVTQHGDAALLWSFHDSAFIGAPAGAKG; encoded by the coding sequence ATGAATCTGCACACGCTGGTCGAACGCCTGCGCGAAAGCCGAGGCTTTCGCCATAAGACGGATATTGCGGGCGTGGTGGCGTCGTTGGCGTCGCGCTTGCCGAACGGCACACGCGATCTCGCGCAAGCCGTTTCGGTGGGCGACGACTGCGCGGCCATCGCCGACGGAGACGGCTATCTGCTGTTCGCGATCGAAGGGCTGGTCAGCGATTTTATCGACACGATGCCATGGTTCGCGGGCTATAGCAGCGTAATGGTCAACGTCAGCGACGTCTATGCCATGGGCGGCCGGCCGCTGGCCGTAGTGGATGCGATATGGAGCGATGGACTCGAATCGGCGCGCGAGATACTGGCGGGCATGGCGGCGGCGTCCAGCGTTTACGGCGTGCCCATCGTCGGCGGCCATAGCAATGCGCGCAGCGCGCAGCCGCAGCTTGCGGTGTCGATCGTCGGCCGCGCGCGGGCATTGCTGTCGAGCTTCAACGCACGCCCCGGCGACAGCCTCGTGATGGCCGTCGATCTGCGCGGCCGTTTCGAAGACCCTTATCCGTTCTGGAATGCATCCGTGGGTGCACCCGCACAGCGCCTCCGCGACGATCTGGAACTGCTGCCGCTACTTGCGGAGAGCGGCCGGTGCGATGCAGCGAAGGATATCAGCATGGCGGGCGTGCTCGGCACGTCGCTGATGCTGCTCGAATGCTCGGGCGTCGGCGCGCGCATCGATCTCGACGCGATTCCGCGCCCTGAAGGCGTCGACTTCGAACGCTGGCTCAGCGCCTTTCCGAGCTTCGGCTTCCTGCTCTCCGTACGTGACGAACATGCCGAAGAAGTGCTCGCGCGCTTTCGTGAGCGCAATCTCGCGTGCGCGGTGATCGGCCAGGTCGACGCGTCGCGTGAGGTGGTAGTGACGCAGCATGGCGACGCGGCGCTGCTGTGGAGCTTCCACGACAGCGCGTTTATCGGTGCGCCGGCGGGAGCGAAGGGATGA
- a CDS encoding MSMEG_0565 family glycosyltransferase: MNGTSMRIGLLTHSVNPRGGVVHTLELGRALHEAGHDVTILAPSVGGAKMFRATPCRIVLAPVEAHGNDTVKMVATRIDAMKAALLAHSAIPFDVLHAQDGIGGNALAELREAGAIDGFVRTVHHLDTFSHPRLAAWQRRSYMDADAVFCVSETWTRKMRDEFGVAASTVNNGVEVERFRALPHADDARLLADFGLIGQPVVLAVGGVEQRKNTLQLLEAFALLRQTHRDAQLVIAGGASLLDHDAYTRRFMERAAQLRLAIGQGQSIVVTGALEDAAIPALMRRADIVSMVSVHEGFGLVVLEGLATGKPVVVSRIEPFTEYLDERVCCWAQPHDAHGIAEALRRALIDRGGIDFDHAVPELLARFSWRESARRHIGLYRRNAQPVAPGISHSKET; this comes from the coding sequence ATGAACGGCACCTCAATGCGCATCGGGCTTCTGACGCACTCAGTCAATCCACGCGGCGGCGTCGTGCACACGCTTGAACTGGGGCGTGCATTGCACGAAGCTGGACACGACGTGACGATCCTGGCGCCGTCCGTCGGCGGCGCGAAGATGTTTCGCGCGACGCCGTGCCGTATCGTGCTCGCTCCCGTCGAAGCGCATGGCAACGATACGGTAAAAATGGTCGCCACGCGGATCGACGCGATGAAGGCGGCGTTACTTGCGCACAGCGCGATCCCTTTCGACGTTTTGCACGCGCAGGACGGCATCGGCGGCAATGCGCTCGCCGAGCTGCGGGAAGCAGGCGCGATAGACGGCTTCGTGCGCACGGTGCATCACCTCGATACGTTCAGCCATCCACGACTGGCTGCATGGCAGAGGCGCTCGTATATGGACGCCGACGCGGTGTTCTGCGTGAGCGAAACGTGGACGCGCAAGATGCGCGACGAGTTCGGCGTGGCGGCATCGACGGTCAACAACGGTGTCGAGGTGGAGCGGTTTCGCGCTTTGCCGCATGCAGACGACGCGCGGCTGCTCGCGGATTTTGGCCTGATCGGCCAGCCGGTTGTGCTGGCTGTGGGCGGGGTCGAACAACGCAAGAACACCTTGCAACTGCTCGAAGCGTTCGCGTTGCTCAGGCAAACGCATCGCGATGCGCAACTCGTCATCGCAGGCGGCGCGAGCCTGCTCGACCATGATGCCTACACGCGCCGGTTCATGGAACGGGCGGCGCAACTTCGACTGGCAATCGGGCAAGGACAATCGATTGTCGTAACTGGCGCTCTCGAAGACGCTGCAATCCCCGCGCTCATGCGGCGCGCTGACATTGTTTCGATGGTGTCCGTCCACGAAGGCTTTGGCCTCGTGGTGCTCGAAGGGCTCGCGACGGGTAAGCCCGTCGTCGTATCGCGGATCGAGCCGTTCACCGAGTATCTGGATGAACGCGTCTGCTGCTGGGCACAGCCGCACGACGCGCATGGTATTGCCGAAGCGCTGCGCCGCGCTCTCATTGATCGCGGTGGTATCGACTTCGACCATGCGGTGCCCGAGCTGCTCGCTCGCTTCAGCTGGCGCGAAAGCGCGCGCCGCCACATCGGCCTGTACCGACGTAATGCACAACCCGTCGCACCCGGAATTTCTCACTCAAAGGAAACGTGA
- a CDS encoding MSMEG_0570 family nitrogen starvation response protein, with product MPVMHFRVQWPDGTEANCYSPSTVVGEFFVAGQRYALGEFVERAREALNIGSERVREKYGFACSSAMDQLARIEEHAQRFATDPQAEVKVIELL from the coding sequence ATGCCAGTCATGCACTTCAGGGTCCAGTGGCCGGACGGCACCGAGGCCAACTGCTATTCGCCGTCGACGGTGGTCGGCGAATTCTTCGTCGCGGGACAGCGCTATGCGCTCGGCGAATTCGTCGAGCGTGCGCGCGAGGCGCTGAATATCGGCTCCGAACGCGTGCGGGAGAAATACGGCTTCGCCTGCTCGTCGGCGATGGACCAGCTAGCGCGGATCGAGGAACACGCGCAGCGCTTCGCAACGGACCCGCAAGCCGAAGTGAAGGTAATCGAACTTTTGTGA
- a CDS encoding MSMEG_0569 family flavin-dependent oxidoreductase, translating into MSNANMMASGGSNPVPHHSVIVVGGGQAGLSISYYLKGAGIDHLVIEKHSVTHTWRSQRWDAFCLVTPNWQCALPGYPYRGDDPHGFMKKEEIIAYLDGFIAMVDAPVLEHTEVRRVKRLPAGSYAVSTSNGEFTADHVVVASGGYHTPIVPRMAERLPAGIVQLQSSHYRNPQALPEGAVLVVGSGQSGAQIAEDLHLAGRKVYLAVGEAPRCARFYRGRDVVDWLADMRYYDMPVEQHPLREGVRDNTNHYVTGRDGGRDIDLRRFALDGMELYGRLDDLRDGELRFAPNLIPNLDSADDTYNRINTSIDAFIDKQGIDAPRGEPYEPVWRPEGERTSLDLEASGITSIIWCIGFTPDFSWIDAPVFNGRGYPAHARGITPQPGLYFIGLPWLHTWGSGRFSGIARDAAHVVDAIRAADEASVATSASLAA; encoded by the coding sequence ATGTCGAACGCAAATATGATGGCTTCAGGCGGATCGAATCCGGTCCCGCACCATTCGGTTATCGTTGTCGGCGGCGGCCAGGCGGGACTGTCGATCAGCTACTACCTGAAAGGGGCCGGCATCGATCATCTCGTGATCGAAAAGCACTCGGTCACGCACACGTGGCGCTCGCAGCGCTGGGACGCGTTCTGTCTCGTCACGCCGAACTGGCAGTGCGCGCTGCCTGGGTATCCCTATCGCGGCGACGATCCGCATGGCTTCATGAAGAAGGAAGAAATCATCGCGTATCTGGACGGCTTCATCGCGATGGTCGATGCGCCTGTGCTCGAGCATACGGAGGTCAGACGGGTGAAGCGACTGCCGGCAGGCAGCTATGCCGTCTCGACGTCGAACGGCGAATTCACCGCCGATCACGTCGTGGTCGCATCGGGCGGCTATCACACGCCGATCGTGCCGCGCATGGCCGAGCGTTTGCCTGCCGGCATCGTGCAGTTGCAGTCGTCGCATTACCGCAATCCGCAGGCCTTGCCGGAAGGCGCGGTGCTCGTGGTCGGCTCGGGGCAGTCGGGCGCACAGATCGCGGAGGATCTGCATCTGGCGGGTCGCAAAGTGTATCTGGCCGTCGGCGAAGCGCCGCGCTGTGCGCGCTTCTACCGGGGACGCGATGTCGTCGACTGGCTTGCCGACATGCGCTACTACGATATGCCCGTCGAACAGCATCCGCTGCGCGAGGGCGTGCGTGACAACACCAACCACTATGTGACGGGTCGCGACGGCGGCCGCGATATCGATCTGCGGCGCTTCGCGCTGGACGGCATGGAACTCTATGGGCGGCTCGACGATCTGCGCGACGGCGAGCTGCGATTCGCGCCCAACCTGATCCCGAATCTGGATAGCGCCGACGATACCTACAACCGCATCAACACGAGCATCGACGCGTTCATTGACAAGCAGGGCATCGACGCGCCTCGCGGCGAGCCGTACGAACCGGTATGGCGGCCTGAGGGCGAGCGTACATCGCTGGATCTCGAGGCGAGCGGCATTACTTCGATCATCTGGTGCATCGGCTTCACGCCTGACTTCAGCTGGATCGATGCGCCTGTGTTCAACGGACGCGGCTATCCCGCGCATGCACGGGGTATCACGCCGCAACCGGGCCTGTATTTCATCGGCTTGCCGTGGCTGCACACGTGGGGCTCGGGCCGCTTCTCGGGGATCGCGCGCGACGCCGCGCATGTGGTTGATGCGATCCGCGCGGCAGACGAAGCGTCGGTTGCCACGTCGGCGAGTCTTGCTGCGTGA